Proteins co-encoded in one Methylomonas albis genomic window:
- the speD gene encoding adenosylmethionine decarboxylase, which yields MSKLQLHGFNNLTKSLSFNIYDVCYAPKEQEKAYIEYIDEAYNAKRLTQILKDVANIIGAQILNIAHQDYDPQGASVTMLISEGAVIPAGMNSESPGPLPDTILAHLDKSHITVHTYPESHPDTDICTFRADIDVSTCGQISPLKALNYLIHSFESDIVIMDYRVRGFTRDVSGQKHYIDHKINSIQNYIAESTKELYQMIDVNVYQENIFHTKMMLKETELENYLFEKESNFSDDEQEEIQEMLQEEMAEIFYGRNFS from the coding sequence TTGAGCAAATTACAGTTACACGGGTTTAACAACCTGACCAAATCGTTGAGTTTCAATATCTACGACGTTTGCTACGCGCCGAAAGAGCAGGAAAAAGCCTATATCGAATATATCGACGAAGCGTATAACGCCAAGCGTTTGACCCAGATTTTAAAAGACGTGGCCAACATTATCGGCGCGCAGATTTTGAATATCGCCCATCAGGATTACGACCCGCAGGGGGCCAGCGTCACGATGTTGATTTCCGAAGGTGCGGTGATTCCGGCCGGCATGAATTCAGAGTCGCCGGGGCCACTACCCGATACGATCCTGGCGCATTTGGATAAAAGCCACATCACCGTGCACACCTATCCGGAAAGCCATCCCGACACCGATATTTGTACTTTTCGGGCCGACATCGATGTCTCCACGTGCGGGCAGATTTCGCCGCTGAAAGCCTTGAATTATCTGATTCACAGCTTCGAGTCCGACATCGTGATCATGGACTACCGGGTGCGCGGCTTTACCCGTGACGTCTCGGGTCAAAAGCATTACATCGATCATAAAATCAATTCGATCCAGAATTACATCGCGGAAAGCACCAAAGAGCTGTACCAGATGATCGATGTCAACGTGTATCAGGAAAATATTTTCCACACCAAGATGATGCTGAAGGAAACCGAATTGGAAAATTACTTGTTCGAAAAGGAAAGTAATTTCAGCGACGATGAACAGGAAGAGATTCAGGAAATGCTGCAGGAAGAAATGGCCGAGATTTTTTACGGCCGGAATTTTTCTTAA
- a CDS encoding c-type cytochrome, whose amino-acid sequence MIKKLLTVSISLLLATAAGQSNAQGNASASAGKTKAASCAGCHGEDGNSTMPAFPKLAGQHQTYLVKQLQAFKSGARLAPMMAPLAAALDDQAIQEIASYYAGNKISTNPAPKLPVSDDDDAPAKTAEQEKAELEALITQGSDLYRNGNISREVSACVACHGPYAEGNKPASFPSLHSQHADYLIKSLTDFKTGARSNNRENMMHMIATKMTDADIKAVAYYISTMK is encoded by the coding sequence ATGATAAAAAAATTGCTGACTGTTTCCATCTCTTTGTTGTTGGCAACCGCCGCCGGACAGTCAAACGCGCAGGGTAACGCTAGTGCCAGTGCCGGAAAAACCAAGGCCGCCAGTTGCGCGGGTTGCCACGGCGAAGACGGTAATAGCACGATGCCCGCGTTTCCGAAATTGGCGGGACAGCATCAAACCTATTTGGTTAAACAGTTGCAAGCCTTCAAGAGCGGTGCTCGCTTAGCGCCGATGATGGCGCCATTGGCGGCTGCTCTTGACGATCAAGCGATTCAGGAAATTGCCAGTTACTATGCCGGCAACAAGATTTCCACCAATCCGGCGCCGAAGTTGCCCGTGAGCGATGACGATGATGCGCCGGCTAAAACTGCCGAGCAGGAAAAAGCAGAGCTGGAAGCCTTAATCACGCAGGGTAGCGATTTATATCGTAACGGCAATATCAGTCGCGAAGTATCTGCTTGCGTGGCCTGCCACGGTCCTTACGCGGAAGGTAACAAACCGGCCTCGTTTCCGTCCCTGCATTCGCAACATGCCGATTATCTGATTAAAAGCCTGACTGACTTCAAAACCGGCGCGCGTAGCAATAACCGCGAAAACATGATGCACATGATCGCTACCAAAATGACCGACGCCGACATTAAAGCGGTTGCTTACTATATCTCTACGATGAAATAA
- a CDS encoding periplasmic heavy metal sensor, with product MRKKLLLAAILALPLTAFAYPSENDYGQPVDHKLEHLNKLLQLSPEQKTKLEAIFKEQHDKFRAIHEESHSRMKEVLSPEQMQKMDDLRKQHQEKMREQAPRKPAP from the coding sequence ATGCGAAAAAAACTGCTCCTCGCCGCCATCCTAGCCTTGCCTTTAACCGCTTTCGCTTATCCCAGCGAAAACGACTACGGCCAGCCGGTGGATCACAAACTCGAACATTTGAACAAACTGCTGCAACTCAGCCCTGAGCAAAAAACCAAACTGGAAGCGATCTTTAAAGAGCAGCACGATAAATTCCGCGCCATCCACGAAGAATCGCACAGCCGGATGAAAGAGGTGTTAAGCCCGGAACAAATGCAGAAAATGGACGACTTGCGCAAGCAACATCAAGAAAAAATGCGCGAACAAGCCCCGCGTAAGCCCGCTCCATAA
- a CDS encoding serine/threonine protein kinase has protein sequence MPTASPHHSLDSAVLRSGTAKLSAIMLPEDDATIIKPPGDDLTRIKLRPYPQVLDGNPASDGKFNDDYSLRGAVGVGGGGQVLLGFDERIGREVAIKELLDQAAHEDTELNARFLREARITGRLEHPGIVPVYDLGKKQSGAPYYVMRLVRGDTLAKALKACNAEVLPEHALSRRLSLLDRLIDVCEAVAYAHSKGVIHRDIKPGNIVLGPFGETIVLDWGLAKVENEADLAPLLSAVPKQADEDADLTRIGDILGTPAYMAPEQANPNFGGVDTRSDVFALGCILYYLLAGHPPLRGSADEILEQLSSLAPMPSARDPKLPAPSELIAICDKALAKDKSLRFPDAATLADELRAYRDGRLVSAYAYSRSELLRRFIARNKIVLLATAAVLLAIMIGASVAVKFGIEAHRARQLAVAEAEAVTLEKQRVESALADVTRISNDNLTAADAVAATIRDAVDEIRIGIEQLAVSVRNIADRQAMTGALEALRLSYPGAESFAATRAPGTITAVAPAKYAQAVGADTSQLEHNIVARERGIPTMSRVYQAPEGFAAVTLVVPIKRGKVVAGFISARFKAADFLGGLLARGIQTENRTLWVVQDDGLILYDTDPHEIGLNLFREERFSQIPELRQLATEISKQDAGVGYYQSESAGHEALSRRIASWVSLRPTENRQWKVVVLEAW, from the coding sequence ATGCCGACCGCAAGCCCACACCACAGTCTTGATTCGGCTGTACTGAGATCAGGCACGGCCAAGCTGTCTGCGATTATGCTCCCGGAAGACGACGCCACCATCATCAAACCGCCAGGCGACGATCTGACTCGGATCAAACTTCGCCCCTATCCGCAGGTGCTGGACGGCAACCCTGCATCCGATGGTAAATTCAACGACGATTATTCGTTGCGCGGCGCCGTGGGCGTGGGTGGTGGCGGCCAGGTGTTGCTCGGTTTTGACGAGCGCATCGGCCGCGAAGTGGCTATCAAGGAATTACTGGACCAAGCTGCGCACGAGGATACCGAACTGAATGCGCGTTTTCTCCGCGAAGCCCGCATTACCGGTCGCCTGGAGCATCCGGGCATAGTGCCGGTTTACGATCTGGGTAAGAAGCAAAGCGGTGCACCCTATTATGTGATGCGCTTGGTGCGTGGCGATACGCTGGCCAAGGCGCTCAAGGCCTGCAATGCTGAAGTGTTGCCTGAGCATGCGCTGTCGCGGCGCTTGAGCTTGTTGGACAGACTCATCGATGTTTGCGAAGCGGTGGCTTATGCCCATTCCAAAGGCGTGATTCATCGCGATATTAAGCCCGGCAATATCGTCTTGGGCCCGTTCGGTGAAACTATTGTCTTAGACTGGGGCTTAGCCAAGGTTGAAAACGAAGCAGATCTGGCTCCGCTGCTGTCTGCCGTCCCAAAACAGGCGGATGAGGATGCGGATTTGACCCGGATCGGCGATATTCTCGGCACTCCGGCGTATATGGCGCCGGAACAAGCTAATCCCAATTTCGGCGGCGTGGATACGCGTTCGGACGTATTTGCGCTGGGTTGCATTCTCTATTATTTGTTGGCCGGCCATCCGCCCTTGCGCGGTAGCGCTGATGAGATACTGGAACAACTTAGTTCGTTAGCGCCGATGCCCTCGGCTCGCGATCCCAAGTTGCCTGCGCCATCGGAATTGATCGCCATTTGCGATAAGGCCTTGGCCAAAGACAAATCACTGCGGTTTCCGGATGCGGCAACCCTAGCCGATGAATTGCGCGCTTATCGCGACGGCCGCTTGGTGAGTGCCTACGCGTATTCGCGCAGCGAGCTGCTGCGTCGATTCATCGCTCGCAACAAAATAGTCTTGTTGGCGACCGCCGCTGTATTGCTGGCTATCATGATCGGTGCCAGCGTAGCCGTGAAGTTTGGCATCGAGGCGCACCGCGCTCGGCAGTTGGCTGTCGCCGAAGCCGAGGCCGTCACCTTGGAAAAACAGCGGGTAGAATCCGCGCTGGCCGATGTAACTCGAATTTCCAACGACAATCTGACCGCCGCCGATGCTGTCGCCGCGACGATACGCGATGCCGTCGACGAAATTCGCATCGGTATCGAACAACTTGCAGTATCGGTACGGAATATAGCCGACCGACAGGCGATGACCGGCGCGCTGGAAGCGTTGCGCCTGAGTTATCCGGGGGCCGAAAGTTTTGCCGCGACTCGGGCGCCGGGGACGATCACCGCGGTTGCGCCCGCTAAATACGCGCAAGCTGTCGGTGCAGACACTTCGCAGCTAGAGCACAATATAGTGGCGCGAGAACGGGGTATTCCGACTATGAGTCGGGTTTATCAAGCACCGGAAGGTTTTGCGGCCGTCACGCTAGTGGTACCTATCAAACGCGGCAAAGTCGTCGCCGGTTTTATTTCCGCTCGCTTCAAGGCCGCCGATTTTTTGGGTGGTTTATTGGCCCGAGGGATTCAAACCGAAAATCGTACCTTATGGGTAGTACAAGACGATGGCCTGATCCTTTATGACACCGATCCGCACGAGATTGGCCTCAACCTGTTCCGGGAGGAGCGCTTTAGCCAGATTCCGGAATTACGCCAGCTTGCTACGGAAATTTCCAAGCAGGACGCCGGCGTCGGTTATTACCAAAGCGAGTCTGCCGGTCACGAGGCTCTGTCGCGACGCATTGCTTCCTGGGTGAGTTTGCGGCCCACTGAAAATCGGCAGTGGAAAGTGGTCGTTTTGGAGGCTTGGTGA
- a CDS encoding phosphoethanolamine transferase, which yields MNQSKLANLFPPALLVSLFMAVFCNMPLWRKLLEVKGGLSLNIVIFYAPFFIVLIALLVLFFTVFRFKYLFKGTLIFFLLATSLIEYFMLAYDVVIDKTMLQNALETNPKEALELVNIKMFLYIIVLGIIPSIFIWNRPAQYYSFLRQLAANAKTLLICAVTIFITSYFFYGDYTSVYRNNREIRYLITPVNLVDSSISNVSRIFKSNHPLVVVGNDANLSANRNHSTKKNLTILVIGETARAANFSLDGYGRQTNPLLSQEHIINFSQAYSCGTATAASVPCMFSNFGREHFDSSKAKYTENLLDVLSHAGISVLWRNNNDSCKGVCSRVTYEDMAHLNLNDLCNDEVCYDEVLLLHLQEYLDKQNQDGVIVLHQQGSHGPGYNLRHPQQFKVFTPECDKATLNDCSQQELVNAYDNTIIYTDFFLKNVIDFLKKNNQKYNSAMFYVSDHGESLGEKNVYLHGLPYFIAPDEQKHVPMLSWFSDGFIQNNHIDIPCLNQHSARPVSHDNLFHSILGLMGVATQVYNASLDIFAECRNNS from the coding sequence ATGAACCAAAGCAAACTCGCAAACCTTTTTCCCCCGGCATTATTAGTCTCGCTATTTATGGCTGTCTTTTGCAATATGCCGCTATGGCGAAAATTGCTCGAAGTTAAAGGTGGGCTATCGCTTAATATTGTTATTTTTTATGCGCCTTTTTTTATTGTTTTAATCGCATTATTGGTATTATTTTTCACAGTATTCCGCTTTAAATACCTATTTAAAGGCACATTGATTTTCTTTCTGTTGGCAACATCGCTAATAGAATACTTTATGCTGGCTTACGATGTGGTAATTGACAAAACCATGCTGCAAAATGCTTTGGAAACCAATCCAAAGGAAGCCCTGGAATTAGTTAATATTAAAATGTTTTTATACATTATCGTGTTGGGCATCATCCCTTCTATATTTATTTGGAATCGACCTGCGCAATATTATTCTTTTCTAAGGCAATTGGCCGCCAACGCCAAAACACTGCTTATCTGCGCCGTCACTATATTTATAACAAGTTATTTTTTTTACGGTGATTACACCTCGGTTTATCGCAATAACCGGGAGATTCGTTATTTGATCACCCCTGTTAACTTGGTGGATTCCTCTATTTCCAACGTCAGCCGTATTTTTAAATCAAACCACCCTTTGGTCGTTGTCGGCAACGATGCCAATCTATCTGCCAATCGCAATCATTCGACCAAGAAAAATCTGACAATATTGGTAATAGGTGAAACCGCCAGAGCAGCCAATTTTTCTTTAGACGGTTATGGCCGTCAAACCAACCCGCTATTAAGCCAAGAGCACATTATCAATTTCAGCCAGGCATATTCCTGTGGCACCGCCACTGCTGCCTCTGTGCCGTGCATGTTTTCCAATTTCGGTCGTGAACACTTTGATTCGTCAAAAGCGAAATATACTGAAAACCTGCTCGATGTGTTATCGCATGCCGGAATCAGTGTTTTATGGCGAAATAATAACGATAGTTGCAAAGGCGTATGCAGCCGCGTGACTTACGAGGATATGGCGCATTTAAATCTAAACGATTTATGCAATGATGAAGTGTGTTACGACGAAGTTTTATTACTACATTTACAAGAATATCTTGATAAACAAAATCAGGATGGCGTCATCGTATTGCACCAGCAAGGCAGTCACGGTCCTGGTTATAATTTACGCCACCCGCAACAATTCAAAGTTTTTACGCCGGAGTGTGATAAGGCTACGCTTAACGATTGTTCACAGCAGGAGCTTGTTAATGCTTACGACAACACGATTATTTATACTGACTTTTTCCTCAAAAATGTCATCGACTTTTTAAAGAAAAATAATCAAAAATATAATTCCGCGATGTTTTATGTCTCTGATCACGGTGAATCCCTAGGCGAAAAAAATGTCTATTTACACGGCCTGCCTTATTTTATTGCACCCGACGAACAAAAACATGTGCCTATGCTCAGCTGGTTTTCAGATGGCTTTATCCAAAATAACCACATCGATATTCCCTGCTTAAATCAGCACAGCGCCAGACCTGTCAGCCATGATAATTTATTTCACTCAATTTTAGGTCTTATGGGGGTCGCCACCCAGGTTTATAATGCTAGTTTGGATATATTTGCCGAATGTCGAAATAACTCGTAA
- a CDS encoding SelT/SelW/SelH family protein has protein sequence MNRVEIRYCTQCRWLLRAAWMAQELLSTFEQELSELALQPDTGGIFDVRANGELVWSRKQQGRFPEITELKQLVRDQIAPERDLGHADRKPTPQS, from the coding sequence ATGAACCGCGTCGAAATCCGCTACTGCACCCAATGCCGTTGGTTATTGCGCGCGGCCTGGATGGCTCAGGAATTATTAAGCACTTTCGAGCAGGAACTGAGCGAATTGGCTCTGCAACCGGATACCGGCGGCATCTTCGATGTGCGCGCCAACGGCGAATTAGTCTGGTCCCGCAAACAGCAAGGTCGGTTTCCGGAAATTACCGAGTTAAAGCAATTGGTGCGCGATCAGATTGCCCCGGAGCGGGATCTGGGGCATGCCGACCGCAAGCCCACACCACAGTCTTGA
- a CDS encoding ankyrin repeat domain-containing protein: MNIRRFLSAGLIVLSLQALAEDNKDLFAAAATGKLDRVEALLAQGLDVNGKLETDRTALMAASFNGNLRIVKALLAYGADVNLADKLGSTALTDAVMFGSADIVGVLIAVGANVNAVDNQSVKILDKAKKLGRENIVKLLEAAGAKGSEAKVEEKIEGEPKPAEEKKPEEPKK; this comes from the coding sequence ATGAATATCCGCAGATTTCTAAGCGCCGGGCTGATTGTCTTGTCCTTGCAGGCACTTGCCGAAGACAATAAAGACTTATTTGCCGCCGCGGCGACCGGCAAGTTAGATCGTGTCGAGGCGCTTTTGGCGCAAGGGCTGGACGTCAATGGTAAGCTGGAGACGGACCGCACAGCGCTTATGGCTGCCAGTTTTAACGGCAATTTACGGATTGTCAAGGCGCTGCTGGCTTATGGTGCCGACGTCAATCTGGCGGATAAACTGGGCTCCACCGCGCTAACCGATGCGGTAATGTTCGGCAGTGCGGACATCGTTGGTGTGTTAATTGCCGTCGGTGCCAACGTCAATGCCGTGGATAACCAGAGCGTGAAAATTCTCGATAAGGCCAAAAAGCTTGGTCGCGAAAACATCGTTAAACTGTTAGAGGCGGCCGGTGCCAAGGGCTCGGAAGCCAAAGTCGAAGAAAAAATCGAAGGCGAGCCCAAACCCGCCGAGGAAAAAAAGCCGGAAGAACCCAAAAAATGA
- a CDS encoding symmetrical bis(5'-nucleosyl)-tetraphosphatase — protein sequence MAIYAIGDIQGCYDEFRRLLDHISFDPGQDQLWLAGDLVNRGPKSLETLRFVKGLGSAAVTVLGNHDLHLIATVVSLGKAGKKDTLGDILRAEDCEELIAWLRHQKLFHHNDDFCMLHAGLPPQWDFETTLRMARETEQAMQSPDHERFFRSMYGNKPVVWRDDLLKTEKLRFAINCFSRLRFCTVDGVMDFGPKGAPGSQPDHLIPWFEVPGRKSIDMRIIFGHWSTLGYFDGYNCYSIDTGCLWGGQLTALELSEQPRRFSIDCAALQNPKAFSY from the coding sequence ATGGCGATTTATGCAATTGGTGACATTCAGGGCTGTTACGACGAGTTCCGCCGCTTACTGGACCATATAAGCTTCGATCCCGGCCAAGACCAACTCTGGCTGGCTGGCGACCTGGTGAACCGTGGCCCAAAATCGCTGGAAACTTTGCGATTTGTGAAGGGTTTGGGGTCGGCGGCCGTTACCGTGCTCGGCAATCACGATCTGCATTTGATTGCGACAGTGGTATCGCTGGGCAAAGCCGGCAAGAAAGACACGCTGGGCGACATTTTACGAGCTGAAGACTGCGAAGAACTGATAGCCTGGTTACGGCATCAAAAGTTATTCCATCACAATGACGACTTTTGCATGTTGCACGCCGGATTGCCGCCGCAGTGGGATTTTGAAACCACCTTGCGCATGGCGCGCGAAACCGAGCAAGCCATGCAAAGCCCGGATCACGAACGTTTTTTCAGGTCCATGTACGGCAACAAGCCGGTGGTCTGGCGCGATGATTTGCTCAAAACCGAAAAACTGCGCTTTGCGATCAATTGTTTCAGCCGACTGCGTTTTTGCACCGTCGACGGCGTCATGGACTTTGGGCCGAAAGGTGCGCCCGGCAGCCAGCCCGATCACTTAATACCCTGGTTTGAAGTACCTGGCCGCAAAAGTATCGATATGCGCATCATCTTCGGTCATTGGTCCACCCTGGGCTACTTCGACGGCTATAACTGTTATTCGATAGACACCGGTTGCTTGTGGGGCGGCCAACTGACGGCACTGGAGCTGTCGGAGCAGCCCAGACGCTTCAGCATCGACTGCGCGGCCCTGCAAAATCCCAAGGCCTTTTCATATTAG
- the yihA gene encoding ribosome biogenesis GTP-binding protein YihA/YsxC, with amino-acid sequence MNHIYHQAKFINSAPKLKDAPPDQGMEIAFAGRSNAGKSSAINTLVRQTALARVSKTPGRTQLLNFFEIDAKRKLVDLPGYGYAKVPEAIKKDWRQMMESYLHNRQALCGIVQVMDIRHPLTDFDWQMVEWCEHRKLPLHILLTKSDKLKFGAAKATLLQVQKDLSQADILVTLQLFSALNKVGIDDVHQVLDDWFGFRKMAVSEE; translated from the coding sequence ATGAATCACATCTACCATCAGGCCAAGTTCATCAACAGCGCCCCCAAACTGAAGGACGCACCGCCCGACCAAGGCATGGAGATCGCTTTCGCCGGGCGCTCCAACGCCGGCAAATCCAGCGCGATTAACACTTTGGTGCGACAAACCGCGCTGGCCCGCGTCAGTAAAACCCCCGGACGCACCCAACTATTGAATTTTTTTGAAATCGACGCCAAACGCAAGCTAGTCGATTTGCCCGGTTACGGCTACGCCAAAGTCCCGGAAGCCATCAAAAAAGACTGGCGACAAATGATGGAAAGTTACCTGCACAATCGCCAAGCCTTGTGCGGCATCGTCCAGGTCATGGACATCCGCCACCCGCTCACCGATTTCGATTGGCAAATGGTCGAGTGGTGCGAACATCGCAAACTGCCCTTACACATTTTGCTGACTAAATCCGACAAACTGAAATTCGGCGCGGCCAAAGCCACGTTGTTGCAGGTACAGAAGGATTTAAGCCAAGCCGATATTTTGGTGACCTTGCAATTATTTTCTGCTTTGAACAAAGTGGGGATTGACGATGTGCATCAAGTTTTGGATGACTGGTTTGGATTTAGGAAAATGGCTGTTTCGGAGGAATAG
- a CDS encoding thiol:disulfide interchange protein DsbA/DsbL, producing the protein MLKIIALLGLLGFSSLVNAEGGYDAVTPAQPVQNPDKIEVIEFFWYGCPHCYSLEPSMVEWLKTKPANVEFIRQPAVFSDLWGKHAKAYFTAEALGVLDKVHADLFDAIQNKKQKLVSEDELAKFFADHGVKDEEFRSAYNSFLVDAKLRQAESTGPRYGISGVPALIVNGKYKVTGQSAKSQANMLTVVNQLIAQESQKK; encoded by the coding sequence ATGTTAAAAATAATCGCATTGTTGGGGCTGTTGGGCTTTTCTTCGCTGGTAAATGCGGAAGGTGGTTACGACGCTGTAACGCCGGCGCAGCCGGTGCAAAATCCAGACAAGATCGAAGTGATAGAGTTCTTTTGGTACGGTTGCCCGCATTGCTATAGTTTGGAGCCGTCCATGGTGGAATGGCTGAAAACCAAGCCCGCCAATGTTGAATTTATCCGCCAGCCCGCAGTGTTCAGCGATCTGTGGGGCAAGCATGCCAAGGCCTACTTTACCGCCGAAGCCTTGGGTGTTTTGGATAAAGTTCATGCTGATCTGTTTGATGCGATTCAGAACAAGAAGCAAAAATTAGTCAGCGAAGACGAGTTGGCTAAGTTTTTTGCCGATCATGGCGTTAAGGACGAGGAGTTTCGTAGTGCATATAACTCGTTTTTGGTCGATGCCAAGCTGCGACAAGCAGAGTCTACCGGTCCGCGTTATGGCATCAGCGGCGTACCCGCTTTGATCGTTAATGGTAAATACAAAGTCACCGGGCAGTCGGCCAAGTCTCAAGCCAATATGCTGACCGTTGTGAATCAGTTGATAGCCCAAGAAAGTCAGAAAAAATAA
- the mpl gene encoding UDP-N-acetylmuramate:L-alanyl-gamma-D-glutamyl-meso-diaminopimelate ligase, protein MTESQKPLHIHILGICGTFMGGLALIARELGYTVSGSDQNVYPPMSTQLEEQGIRLMNGYKAENLDCKPDLVVVGNAMSRGNSEVEAVLNLGLPYISGPQWLAEHVLQHKWVLAVAGTHGKTTTSSMLAWVLEYNGFKPGFLIGGIPLNFGISARLGESDFFVIEADEYDCAFFDKRSKFVHYRPRTAILNNLEYDHADIFENLDAIKKQFHHLVRTIPSEGLIIAPVCEQHVTEVLEMGCWTPVVKTAIDREGDWQAHLLKADGSRFSVSFAGQEQGTVDWTLTGRHSVYNALSAIAAARHIGILAKDAIAALQQFQNVKRRMEVIVKSAGVTVYDDFAHHPTAIKTTLDGLRQQVGDEKILAIVEPRSNTMRLGVHTQSLAESLGQADQAILYQPDNLGWDLSQLLKYANNIEICNSLETIIATIKAQAGGVCHVLLMSNGSFGGIYKRLRDEL, encoded by the coding sequence ATGACAGAATCACAAAAGCCACTACACATCCATATCCTCGGCATTTGCGGCACCTTCATGGGTGGCCTGGCCCTAATCGCCCGCGAACTGGGCTACACCGTCAGCGGCTCGGACCAAAATGTCTACCCGCCCATGAGCACCCAGTTGGAAGAGCAAGGTATTCGGCTGATGAACGGCTACAAGGCCGAAAATCTGGACTGCAAGCCGGACTTGGTCGTCGTCGGCAACGCCATGTCGCGCGGCAATTCAGAGGTGGAAGCGGTATTGAACTTAGGCTTGCCGTATATCTCGGGTCCGCAATGGCTGGCCGAGCACGTATTGCAACACAAATGGGTGTTGGCGGTGGCCGGGACTCACGGCAAGACCACCACCAGCAGTATGTTGGCTTGGGTCTTGGAATATAACGGTTTCAAACCCGGCTTTCTGATCGGCGGCATCCCGCTGAATTTTGGCATCTCTGCGCGTTTGGGCGAGTCGGATTTTTTTGTGATCGAAGCCGACGAATACGACTGCGCTTTTTTTGATAAGCGTTCCAAATTCGTCCATTACCGCCCACGCACCGCGATATTGAACAACCTGGAATACGATCACGCCGACATCTTCGAAAACCTGGACGCGATCAAAAAGCAGTTTCACCATTTGGTGCGCACTATCCCCAGCGAAGGTCTGATCATCGCCCCTGTTTGTGAACAGCATGTTACTGAAGTTTTGGAAATGGGCTGCTGGACGCCGGTCGTAAAGACCGCAATCGACCGCGAAGGCGATTGGCAGGCTCACTTGTTGAAAGCCGACGGCAGCCGCTTTAGCGTCAGTTTTGCCGGGCAAGAGCAAGGCACGGTTGACTGGACCTTGACCGGTCGCCATAGCGTCTACAACGCCTTGTCTGCCATCGCCGCCGCCCGGCATATCGGCATTCTGGCAAAAGATGCAATAGCGGCCTTGCAGCAATTCCAGAACGTCAAACGACGCATGGAAGTCATTGTCAAAAGCGCTGGCGTCACCGTTTACGATGATTTTGCCCATCACCCTACTGCGATCAAAACTACGCTGGATGGCTTGCGCCAACAAGTCGGCGACGAAAAAATCCTGGCCATCGTCGAGCCGCGCTCCAACACCATGCGTCTGGGTGTGCATACCCAATCCCTGGCGGAATCCTTGGGCCAGGCTGACCAGGCCATCCTGTATCAGCCGGATAACCTGGGCTGGGATTTGAGTCAGCTGTTGAAATACGCCAACAACATCGAGATTTGCAATAGCCTGGAAACTATCATCGCCACTATCAAGGCGCAAGCTGGCGGCGTTTGCCATGTGTTGTTGATGAGTAACGGTAGTTTCGGCGGCATTTATAAACGCTTGCGGGATGAGTTGTAA
- the apaG gene encoding Co2+/Mg2+ efflux protein ApaG, with protein sequence MSEKNKVLVEAQPYYIEAQSSPEQNRYVFAYTVTITNVGSTPAKLMTRHWLITDANGKVQEVNGDGVVGENPHLSPGDSFRYTSAAMIETPVGVMQGKYEMQSDAGENFNAAIPKFTLSIPRTLH encoded by the coding sequence ATGAGCGAAAAAAACAAAGTTTTAGTTGAAGCCCAACCCTACTACATCGAGGCCCAATCGTCCCCCGAGCAGAACCGCTATGTCTTTGCTTATACGGTCACTATCACCAATGTCGGCTCCACGCCGGCAAAGCTAATGACCCGACACTGGTTGATTACCGATGCCAACGGCAAGGTACAAGAAGTAAATGGCGATGGCGTGGTGGGAGAAAACCCGCATCTCAGCCCCGGCGACTCGTTCCGCTATACCAGCGCGGCGATGATAGAAACCCCGGTCGGCGTGATGCAGGGCAAATATGAAATGCAGTCGGACGCCGGCGAAAATTTTAACGCAGCCATTCCTAAATTCACTTTATCGATACCTAGAACACTGCATTAA